In one Achromobacter spanius genomic region, the following are encoded:
- a CDS encoding nucleobase:cation symporter-2 family protein, whose translation MQAASPAPSSASQDLHPVDQRLPSGKLAALGLQHVLVMYAGAVAVPLIVGRALNLTPDEVAMLISADLFCCGLVTLIQTLGATQWFGIKLPVMMGVTFAAVAPMVAMANANPGPGGAQLLFGTIIGAGIISILIAPMISRMLRYFPPVVTGTIITVIGITLMRVGINWVFGNPSGPTAPVIVDPIYAKWLADVTSPGSAIPPVPQGFAIMPSMPNPRYADLTGFSIAVLVLTSILLIVKFTRGFIANISVLLGIVIGAIVAAATGIMTFEKIGQADWFDIVLPFHFGMPRFDPMLILSMALIMVVVMIESAGMFLALGEMTDREISQENMARGLRTDGLGTLIGGIFNTFPYTSFSQNVGLVAVTGVKSRFVCVAGGIILLVLGLLPKMAALVESLPTVVLGGAGIVMFGMVTATGIRILSGVDFKGNRHNSMIVAVSIGIGMVPLIAPNFKQWMPHSLHTLIESGILLASLSAVLLNLFLNGAKQDDRAIIAAALQAEEH comes from the coding sequence ATGCAGGCTGCATCGCCCGCGCCATCCAGCGCGTCTCAAGATCTCCACCCCGTTGACCAGCGTCTGCCCTCGGGCAAGCTGGCGGCGTTGGGCCTGCAACATGTGCTGGTGATGTATGCCGGCGCGGTGGCCGTACCCTTGATCGTTGGCCGCGCCTTGAACCTGACGCCCGACGAAGTCGCCATGCTGATCTCGGCCGACCTCTTCTGTTGCGGCCTGGTGACCTTGATCCAGACCTTGGGCGCCACGCAGTGGTTCGGCATCAAACTGCCCGTCATGATGGGCGTCACGTTCGCGGCGGTGGCCCCGATGGTGGCCATGGCCAACGCCAACCCCGGCCCGGGCGGGGCGCAACTGCTCTTCGGGACCATCATCGGGGCGGGCATCATCTCCATCCTGATCGCGCCGATGATCAGCCGCATGCTGCGCTACTTTCCGCCCGTGGTAACGGGCACCATCATCACCGTCATCGGCATCACCCTGATGCGGGTCGGCATCAACTGGGTATTCGGCAATCCGTCCGGCCCTACCGCGCCCGTCATCGTGGACCCCATCTACGCAAAATGGCTGGCGGACGTTACCTCGCCGGGCAGCGCCATCCCGCCCGTGCCCCAGGGCTTTGCCATCATGCCGTCGATGCCCAACCCGCGTTATGCGGACCTGACCGGCTTCAGCATCGCCGTGCTGGTGCTGACGTCCATCCTGCTGATCGTCAAATTCACGCGCGGCTTCATCGCCAACATCTCGGTGCTGCTGGGTATCGTCATCGGCGCCATCGTGGCTGCGGCCACCGGCATCATGACGTTCGAGAAAATCGGCCAGGCAGACTGGTTCGATATCGTGCTGCCCTTCCATTTCGGCATGCCCAGGTTCGACCCTATGTTGATCCTGAGCATGGCGCTGATCATGGTGGTGGTAATGATCGAATCCGCCGGCATGTTTCTGGCGCTGGGTGAAATGACCGACCGCGAGATCAGCCAGGAAAACATGGCGCGCGGCCTGCGCACCGATGGCCTGGGCACCTTGATCGGCGGCATCTTCAATACCTTCCCCTACACCAGCTTTTCGCAGAACGTGGGCTTGGTCGCGGTGACCGGCGTGAAAAGCCGCTTCGTGTGCGTGGCGGGCGGCATCATCCTGCTGGTGCTGGGCCTGCTGCCCAAGATGGCCGCGCTGGTGGAATCGCTGCCCACCGTGGTGCTGGGCGGCGCCGGCATCGTGATGTTCGGCATGGTCACCGCCACCGGCATCCGCATCCTGTCGGGTGTGGACTTCAAAGGCAACCGCCACAACTCCATGATCGTGGCGGTGTCGATCGGCATCGGCATGGTGCCGCTGATCGCGCCCAATTTCAAACAATGGATGCCACACTCGCTGCACACGCTGATTGAGTCCGGCATTCTGCTGGCGTCGCTATCGGCCGTGCTGCTGAACCTGTTTTTGAACGGAGCCAAACAGGACGACCGCGCCATCATCGCCGCGGCGCTGCAAGCCGAGGAACATTGA
- a CDS encoding M20 family metallopeptidase, whose amino-acid sequence MTDYARLDAWVDDHFDEQVRFLQSLVRVPTDTPPGNNAPHAVRTAELLKEMGFDAEAHAVPMQEVRDYGMESITNLIVRREYGPGRRVALNAHGDVVPPGDGWQHDPYGAEIENGSLYGRAAAVSKSDFASFTYAVRALEAVAKPSHGAIELHFTYDEEFGGLLGPGWLLSQGLTKPDLMIAAGFSYEVVTAHNGCLQMEVTVHGKMAHAAIPSTGVDALQGAVKILNALYAQNARYQDITSEVPGISHPYLNVGRIEGGTNTNVVPGKVSFKLDRRMIPEENAVEVEADIRRIIQEAAAATPGITIDIKRLLLANSMRPLPGNQPLVDAIQKHGEALFGEAIPAMGTPLYTDVRLYAEAGIPGVIYGAGPRTVLESHAKRNDERVVLEDLRRATKVIARTLSDLLQPV is encoded by the coding sequence ATGACCGACTACGCCCGACTAGACGCCTGGGTCGACGACCACTTCGACGAGCAGGTGCGCTTCCTGCAATCGCTGGTGCGCGTACCCACCGACACGCCGCCTGGCAACAATGCCCCGCACGCGGTCCGCACCGCCGAACTGCTCAAGGAAATGGGATTTGATGCCGAAGCGCACGCCGTCCCCATGCAAGAGGTGCGGGACTACGGCATGGAATCGATCACCAACCTGATCGTGCGGCGCGAGTACGGCCCGGGCAGGCGCGTGGCGCTGAACGCCCACGGCGACGTGGTGCCCCCCGGCGACGGCTGGCAGCACGACCCCTATGGTGCTGAAATCGAAAACGGCAGCCTGTACGGCCGCGCCGCCGCCGTCAGCAAAAGCGACTTCGCCAGCTTTACCTACGCCGTGCGCGCATTGGAAGCGGTTGCCAAGCCCAGCCATGGCGCCATCGAACTGCACTTTACGTACGACGAAGAATTCGGCGGCCTGCTGGGGCCGGGCTGGCTGTTGTCGCAAGGGCTGACCAAGCCCGACCTGATGATCGCCGCCGGGTTCAGCTATGAAGTGGTCACCGCGCACAACGGCTGCCTGCAAATGGAAGTGACCGTGCACGGCAAGATGGCGCATGCCGCCATTCCATCCACTGGCGTGGACGCGCTGCAGGGCGCGGTCAAGATCCTGAATGCGTTGTACGCACAAAACGCGCGTTATCAGGACATTACGTCGGAAGTACCCGGCATCAGCCATCCCTATTTGAATGTCGGACGCATTGAAGGCGGCACCAACACGAACGTGGTGCCCGGCAAGGTCAGCTTCAAGCTGGACCGGCGCATGATCCCGGAAGAAAACGCGGTGGAAGTGGAAGCGGATATCCGCCGGATCATCCAAGAGGCGGCCGCTGCCACGCCGGGCATCACCATCGACATCAAACGCCTGCTGCTGGCTAATTCGATGCGTCCGCTGCCGGGCAACCAGCCGCTGGTCGATGCCATCCAGAAACATGGTGAAGCCCTCTTTGGCGAAGCGATTCCCGCCATGGGAACCCCGCTCTATACCGACGTACGCCTGTACGCCGAAGCCGGCATTCCCGGCGTGATCTACGGTGCCGGGCCGCGCACCGTGCTGGAATCACACGCCAAGCGCAACGACGAACGCGTCGTGCTGGAAGACTTGCGCCGGGCCACCAAGGTCATCGCGCGCACCTTGTCGGACCTGCTTCAACCGGTCTGA
- the uraD gene encoding 2-oxo-4-hydroxy-4-carboxy-5-ureidoimidazoline decarboxylase: MPHTLEQLNAATPEAALAILDGLYEHSPWIARQALAARPFRSLAHLQDQMRQVLDQADIEAQLALIRSHPELAGRAMLQNSLTAESTNEQDQAGLTHCSPDELARLQQLNTDYNTRFGFPFILAVRGARGTGLTRQQISDEFARRLDNPPDVERQEALRNIHRIVEIRLADKFGVDLTLGNDIWDWQERLSIHSDPGYAEKGQLTVTYLTEAHRACAQRISHWMRDCGFDEVEIDAVGNVVGRYRADRADAPTLMTGSHYDTVRNGGKYDGRLGIFVPMACVRELHRQGRRLPYHLEVIGFAEEEGQRYRATFLGSGALIGHFKPEWLDQQDAQGVTMRDAMLHAGLCIDDIPKLRRDPSRYLGFVEVHIEQGPVLYEMGLPLGIVTSINGSVRYQAQIFGMACHAGTTPMNRRRDAATATAELALYVEQRAARDGDSVGTIGMLEVPSGSINVVPGECRFSLDLRAPSDPQRDALVNDVLAELDAICQRRGLRYALEETMRAAAAPSDPAWQQRWERAVDALGVPVHRMPSGAGHDAMKLHEVMPQAMLFVRGQNHGISHNPRESTTRDDIQLAAQAMQGLLDDLANDIKR; the protein is encoded by the coding sequence ATGCCCCATACGCTGGAACAACTCAATGCCGCCACGCCCGAGGCAGCGCTAGCCATTCTTGACGGCCTGTACGAACATTCGCCGTGGATCGCGCGGCAAGCGTTGGCGGCGCGCCCTTTCCGGTCCTTGGCGCATCTGCAAGACCAGATGCGGCAGGTGCTGGACCAGGCCGATATCGAAGCGCAGTTGGCATTGATTCGCTCGCACCCGGAACTGGCCGGCCGCGCCATGCTGCAAAACAGCCTGACGGCGGAATCCACCAACGAACAGGACCAGGCGGGGCTCACGCATTGCTCGCCCGACGAACTGGCGCGCCTGCAGCAACTGAACACCGACTACAACACACGCTTCGGCTTCCCCTTCATCCTGGCCGTGCGCGGGGCGCGCGGCACGGGTCTGACTCGCCAGCAGATCAGCGATGAATTCGCGCGCCGGCTCGATAACCCGCCCGACGTTGAACGCCAGGAAGCGCTGCGCAACATCCACCGCATCGTCGAAATCCGCCTGGCGGATAAGTTCGGCGTGGACCTGACCCTGGGTAACGACATCTGGGACTGGCAGGAACGCCTCAGCATCCATAGCGACCCCGGCTACGCCGAGAAGGGCCAGCTTACCGTCACCTATCTGACCGAGGCGCACCGCGCCTGCGCGCAACGCATTTCGCACTGGATGCGCGATTGCGGCTTTGACGAAGTTGAAATCGACGCCGTGGGCAACGTGGTGGGTCGCTACCGCGCCGACCGCGCCGACGCCCCCACGCTGATGACCGGCAGCCATTACGACACCGTCCGCAACGGCGGCAAATACGACGGGCGCCTGGGCATTTTCGTGCCCATGGCCTGCGTGCGCGAACTGCACCGCCAGGGCCGCCGCCTGCCCTACCACCTGGAAGTGATCGGCTTTGCCGAAGAAGAAGGCCAGCGCTATCGCGCAACCTTCCTGGGATCCGGCGCGCTGATCGGCCACTTCAAACCCGAATGGCTGGACCAGCAAGACGCCCAGGGCGTCACTATGCGCGACGCCATGCTGCATGCCGGCCTGTGCATTGACGACATCCCCAAGCTGCGACGCGACCCGTCGCGCTATCTGGGCTTTGTTGAAGTCCACATTGAACAAGGGCCGGTGCTGTACGAAATGGGCTTGCCGCTGGGCATCGTCACGTCCATCAACGGCAGCGTGCGCTATCAGGCGCAGATCTTCGGCATGGCCTGCCATGCAGGCACCACGCCCATGAACCGACGCCGCGACGCGGCCACCGCCACCGCCGAACTGGCTCTATATGTAGAACAGCGCGCGGCGCGTGACGGCGATTCGGTGGGCACCATCGGCATGCTGGAAGTGCCCAGCGGGTCCATCAATGTGGTGCCGGGCGAATGCCGTTTCAGCCTGGACCTGCGTGCGCCCAGCGATCCGCAGCGCGACGCGCTGGTGAACGACGTGCTGGCCGAACTTGACGCCATCTGCCAACGCCGCGGCCTGCGCTATGCGCTTGAAGAAACCATGCGCGCCGCCGCCGCGCCCAGCGACCCCGCGTGGCAACAGCGCTGGGAACGCGCCGTCGACGCGCTCGGCGTGCCGGTGCATCGCATGCCCAGCGGCGCCGGGCACGACGCCATGAAGCTGCACGAAGTCATGCCGCAAGCCATGCTTTTCGTGCGCGGCCAGAACCACGGCATTAGCCACAACCCCCGCGAATCCACCACCCGAGACGACATCCAGTTGGCCGCGCAAGCCATGCAAGGCCTGCTGGACGATCTTGCCAACGACATCAAACGCTAA
- the puuE gene encoding allantoinase PuuE, with protein sequence MNTYDSTLPYPRDLIGYGRNPPHAQWPGRARIAVQFVLNYEEGGESSVLHGDPGSEQFLSEMFNPASYPDRHLSMEGIYEYGSRTGVWRILREFEKRQLPLTVFGVGMALQRHPELTAAFTELGHEIACHGWRWVHYQNVDEATEREHMRLGMDAITQLTGTRPLGWYTGRDSPRTRRLVADYGGFEYDSDYYGDDLPFWMQVQKSDGAVVPQLIVPYTLDCNDMRFALPQGYSHADPFFQYLKDSFDVLYAEGDEAPKMLSIGMHCRLLGRPGRITALQRFLDHIGSHDRVWVCRRLDIARHWKATHPYQPTR encoded by the coding sequence ATGAACACCTACGATTCCACGCTTCCGTATCCCCGCGACCTTATCGGCTATGGCCGCAACCCGCCCCATGCGCAATGGCCCGGGCGCGCGCGCATCGCCGTGCAGTTCGTGCTGAATTACGAAGAAGGCGGTGAAAGCAGCGTGCTGCATGGCGACCCCGGGTCCGAACAATTCCTGTCGGAAATGTTCAACCCAGCCAGCTACCCCGACCGCCATCTCAGCATGGAAGGCATCTATGAATATGGGTCGCGTACCGGTGTGTGGCGCATCCTGCGCGAATTCGAAAAGCGGCAACTGCCGCTGACGGTATTCGGCGTGGGCATGGCCTTGCAGCGCCACCCCGAACTGACGGCGGCATTCACCGAGCTGGGCCACGAAATTGCCTGCCATGGCTGGCGCTGGGTGCACTACCAGAACGTGGACGAAGCCACCGAACGCGAACATATGCGCCTAGGCATGGACGCCATCACGCAGTTGACGGGCACGCGGCCGCTGGGCTGGTACACCGGGCGCGACAGCCCCCGCACGCGCCGCCTGGTGGCGGACTACGGCGGTTTCGAATACGACAGCGACTACTACGGCGACGACCTGCCCTTCTGGATGCAGGTACAAAAAAGCGATGGCGCAGTCGTGCCGCAATTGATCGTGCCCTACACGCTGGACTGCAACGACATGCGCTTTGCCCTGCCCCAGGGTTACTCGCACGCCGACCCTTTCTTCCAGTACCTGAAGGACAGTTTCGACGTGCTCTACGCCGAAGGCGACGAAGCGCCCAAGATGCTCAGCATCGGCATGCATTGCCGGCTGTTGGGGCGTCCGGGCCGCATCACGGCGTTGCAGCGGTTTCTGGACCACATCGGCAGCCACGACCGCGTCTGGGTGTGCCGCCGCCTGGATATCGCCCGGCACTGGAAAGCCACTCATCCCTACCAACCCACCCGTTGA
- the uraH gene encoding hydroxyisourate hydrolase, whose product MGLTTHVLDTMHGCPAEGMAVALYSTDGPSAALLSRFTLNHDGRSEKPLFNDAELKVGTYRLVFDVAAYFKARGVALPEPNFLNLVSLDFGVAHADQHYHVPLLVSPWSYSTYRGS is encoded by the coding sequence ATGGGACTGACCACGCACGTACTCGACACCATGCACGGCTGCCCGGCGGAAGGCATGGCCGTTGCGCTGTATTCCACCGACGGCCCTTCGGCCGCGCTGCTTAGCCGCTTCACGTTGAACCACGATGGCCGCAGCGAGAAACCGCTCTTCAACGATGCCGAACTGAAGGTAGGTACGTATCGGCTGGTGTTCGATGTGGCCGCTTACTTCAAGGCCCGCGGCGTGGCCTTGCCCGAGCCCAATTTCCTGAATCTGGTCAGCCTGGATTTTGGCGTGGCGCATGCCGATCAGCACTATCACGTGCCCTTGCTGGTCAGCCCCTGGAGCTATTCCACCTATCGTGGATCGTGA
- a CDS encoding urate hydroxylase PuuD encodes MESYYLDWVNLLLRWAHIITGIAWIGTSFYFVMLDNSLEKPQDAESLDKGVGGEQWAVHGGGFYNMQKYAVQPKKLPEHLHWSFWESYSTWITGFALFTVSYLWNASTYLIDRSKMDWQPGTAVAVALAFFVVFWIVYDGICRLFGRGKHGDTIVGVLVAVFIAMASWLACHWFAGRAAFLLVGAMMATTMSGNVFFWIIPGQRKNVAAMRAGKPVDPVHGQRGKQRSVHNTYFTLPVVFTMMSNHYSFTYTHHYNWIVLLLIMLGGAAIRQFFVVRHRFKLGNARNPLPYVLMGVAVLGLTIVWMRPAPVAASAAVAAPAEVAFAKVRHVFDQRCLLCHGEQVQMKNVRLDSVEQIAVHAQAVYQQVVVSKIMPMANSTGMTDDERALIGAWFQAGAKTQ; translated from the coding sequence ATGGAAAGCTACTACCTGGATTGGGTCAACCTGTTGCTGCGTTGGGCCCACATCATTACCGGCATCGCGTGGATCGGCACCTCGTTCTATTTCGTGATGCTGGACAACAGCCTTGAAAAACCGCAAGACGCCGAGTCGCTCGACAAGGGCGTGGGCGGCGAGCAATGGGCGGTGCACGGCGGCGGCTTCTACAACATGCAGAAGTACGCGGTGCAGCCCAAGAAGCTGCCGGAACATCTGCATTGGTCGTTCTGGGAAAGCTACAGCACCTGGATCACCGGCTTCGCGCTGTTCACCGTGTCGTACCTGTGGAACGCCAGTACCTATCTGATTGACCGGTCAAAAATGGATTGGCAGCCAGGCACCGCCGTGGCGGTGGCGCTGGCGTTCTTCGTTGTGTTCTGGATTGTTTACGACGGCATCTGTCGTTTGTTCGGCCGAGGCAAGCATGGCGACACCATCGTGGGCGTGCTGGTGGCGGTGTTCATCGCCATGGCGTCCTGGCTGGCTTGCCATTGGTTCGCGGGCCGCGCCGCGTTTCTGCTGGTTGGCGCGATGATGGCCACCACCATGAGCGGCAACGTGTTCTTCTGGATCATCCCCGGCCAGCGCAAGAACGTGGCGGCGATGCGGGCGGGCAAGCCGGTCGACCCGGTTCATGGTCAGCGCGGCAAACAGCGCAGCGTGCACAACACCTACTTCACGCTGCCGGTGGTGTTCACCATGATGAGCAACCACTACAGCTTCACCTATACCCATCACTACAACTGGATCGTGCTGCTGCTGATCATGCTGGGCGGCGCGGCGATACGCCAGTTCTTCGTGGTGCGCCATCGTTTCAAGCTGGGCAATGCGCGCAACCCACTGCCGTATGTGTTGATGGGCGTGGCGGTGCTGGGCTTGACCATTGTGTGGATGCGGCCCGCGCCCGTGGCGGCGTCGGCGGCGGTGGCCGCGCCCGCCGAGGTGGCGTTTGCAAAAGTGCGCCATGTGTTCGACCAGCGTTGCCTGCTTTGCCATGGGGAACAAGTGCAGATGAAGAACGTGCGCCTGGATTCCGTTGAGCAGATCGCGGTCCATGCCCAGGCCGTTTACCAGCAAGTGGTGGTGTCGAAAATCATGCCGATGGCCAATTCCACCGGCATGACCGACGATGAACGCGCGTTGATCGGCGCGTGGTTCCAGGCGGGAGCCAAGACCCAATAG
- a CDS encoding 1-aminocyclopropane-1-carboxylate deaminase — MDLQRFPRHRLTFGDTPIEKLERLSAHLGGKVDIYAKREDCNSGLAFGGNKLRKLEYLIPQALEQGCDTLVTIGGIQSNHTRMVAAVAAKLGLACVLVQENWVDYSDAVYDRVGNIMMSRLMGADVRLVDQGFDIGFRRSWEEALEDVRKRGGKPYAIPAGASDHELGGLGYVGFAEEVRRQEADLGFKFDYIVVCAVTGSTQAGMVVGFAADGRANRVIGIDASATPEQTRAQILRIARRTADMVGLEAGIADSDVVLDTRYAYPAYGLPSAETNDAIRTCARLEGMMTDPVYEGKSMQGMMDLVRRGEIPAGSKVLYAHLGGVPAINAYSFLYRNG, encoded by the coding sequence ATGGATCTGCAACGTTTTCCCCGACATCGCCTGACCTTCGGCGACACCCCCATCGAAAAACTTGAACGCCTGTCCGCGCACCTGGGCGGTAAGGTCGACATCTACGCCAAGCGCGAAGACTGCAATAGCGGCCTGGCGTTTGGCGGCAACAAGCTGCGCAAGCTGGAATACCTGATCCCGCAGGCGCTGGAGCAAGGTTGCGACACGCTGGTCACCATTGGCGGCATTCAATCCAACCACACCCGCATGGTGGCCGCGGTGGCCGCCAAGCTGGGCCTGGCCTGCGTGCTGGTGCAGGAAAATTGGGTGGACTATTCCGACGCCGTCTACGACCGCGTGGGCAACATCATGATGAGCCGCCTGATGGGCGCGGACGTGCGGCTGGTGGACCAGGGCTTTGACATCGGCTTTCGCCGCAGTTGGGAAGAAGCGCTGGAAGACGTGCGCAAACGGGGCGGCAAGCCCTACGCCATTCCCGCCGGCGCGTCGGATCACGAACTGGGTGGGCTGGGCTATGTGGGCTTTGCCGAAGAGGTGCGGCGCCAGGAAGCCGACCTGGGCTTCAAGTTTGACTACATCGTGGTCTGCGCCGTCACCGGCAGCACGCAAGCCGGCATGGTGGTGGGCTTTGCGGCGGACGGCCGGGCCAACCGCGTCATCGGCATCGACGCATCGGCCACGCCGGAACAAACCCGCGCGCAGATCCTGCGCATCGCGCGCCGCACGGCGGATATGGTGGGGCTGGAAGCAGGCATCGCCGACAGCGACGTGGTGCTGGATACGCGCTACGCCTATCCGGCGTATGGCTTGCCGTCGGCCGAAACCAACGACGCCATCCGCACCTGCGCGCGCCTGGAAGGGATGATGACCGACCCCGTGTACGAGGGTAAGTCCATGCAGGGCATGATGGATCTGGTTCGTCGAGGCGAGATCCCGGCTGGGTCGAAGGTTCTGTATGCGCACCTGGGAGGGGTGCCGGCGATCAACGCCTACAGCTTTCTGTACCGCAACGGCTGA
- a CDS encoding Lrp/AsnC family transcriptional regulator, producing MAALSGLDRIDRHILRVLQDDAQITNLDLSTRVHLSPAACLRRVEKLKAEGIIKKTVALLEPAEVDMATLVIVGVVLDRSTPDSFTDFEEAARGISGCLECHLVAGEFDYFLMLRIRDLDRFNKLHAGEIIKLPGVRQIRTFFVLKEILSTTALPV from the coding sequence ATGGCCGCGCTTTCCGGACTGGACCGTATCGACCGGCACATTCTTCGCGTCTTGCAGGACGACGCGCAGATCACCAACCTGGATCTCAGTACGCGCGTCCACCTGAGCCCCGCGGCCTGCCTGCGGCGCGTGGAAAAGCTGAAGGCCGAAGGCATCATCAAAAAGACGGTCGCGCTGCTTGAACCCGCCGAGGTCGACATGGCCACGCTGGTCATTGTGGGGGTGGTGCTTGACCGGTCCACGCCCGATTCCTTCACCGACTTCGAGGAAGCGGCGCGCGGCATCAGCGGTTGCCTGGAATGCCACCTGGTGGCAGGCGAGTTCGACTACTTCCTGATGCTGCGCATACGCGACCTGGATCGCTTCAACAAGCTGCATGCGGGCGAGATCATCAAGCTGCCCGGCGTACGCCAGATTCGCACCTTTTTTGTGTTGAAAGAGATCTTGTCGACGACAGCCTTGCCGGTGTGA